The following are from one region of the Sorghum bicolor cultivar BTx623 chromosome 2, Sorghum_bicolor_NCBIv3, whole genome shotgun sequence genome:
- the LOC8054527 gene encoding 4-coumarate--CoA ligase-like 7 translates to MAPAPCDLEIDPRSGYCAATRTFHSLRSPAPLPPPDLPLSFPTFALSFLPDPLPPSSRPALVDAGTGEAVPFPAFLSRTRVLAAALRARGGLSPGDVAFVLAPADVHVPVLYYALMAIGAVVSPANPALTAAEVSRLLALSNPRVAFAVASTRDKLPPGLRTVLLDSPTFLSFLHESEPELEPQQQVVVRQSDPAAVLYSSGTTGRAKAVVLTHRNLMPSVATQAPAPGPEVFMVAVPLFHIYGFTFCLSVVSAAHTLVLHTSRRRFDATAVLADIPRFGVTRLALAPPALLAIVRAAEEDAGAVATATGLSTLKAVSCGGAAVSANHIARFSRRFPGVSLAQGYGLTETTSGFCRAVGDEESARIGSVGRLSWGAEVKIVHPETGAAMPPGVPGELWVRGPFVMKGYLGEKDATSEILDSEGWLRTGDVCYIDQDGFVYIVDRLKELIKYKGYQVPPAELENLLQTHREIDEAAVIPYPDEEAGELPVAFIVRRPGSHLHESHIKEFVAKQVVHYKRIHHVFLVDSIPKNAAGKILRKDLAKIALRRISSKL, encoded by the exons ATGGCGCCGGCTCCGTGCGACCTCGAAATCGACCCGCGCAGCGGCTACTGCGCGGCGACGAGGACGTTCCACAGCCTGCGTTCGCCGGCGCCGCTACCTCCGCCAGACCTCCCGCTCTCCTTCCCGACCTTCGCGCTGTCCTTCCTCCCCGACCCGCTGCCCCCGTCGTCCCGCCCGGCGCTCGTCGACGCCGGCACGGGCGAGGCCGTCCCGTTCCCGGCCTTCCTGTCCAGGACCCGCGTGCTCGCTGCCGCGCTCCGCGCCCGCGGCGGCCTCTCCCCCggcgacgtcgccttcgtcctCGCGCCCGCCGACGTCCACGTCCCCGTGCTCTACTACGCGCTCATGGCCATCGGCGCCGTCGTGTCCCCCGCCAACCCGGCGCTCACCGCCGCCGAGGTCTCCCGCCTGCTCGCGCTCTCCAACCCCCGCGTCGCCTTCGCCGTCGCGAGCACCAGGGACAAGCTCCCACCCGGGCTCCGCACCGTGCTCCTCGACTCCCCGACGTTCCTCTCGTTCCTGCACGAGTCCGAGCCGGAGCTCGAGCCACAACAACAGGTGGTGGTCCGGCAGTCGGACCCGGCGGCGGTGCTGTACTCGTCGGGCACCACGGGGCGCGCCAAGGCGGTCGTGCTCACCCACCGCAACCTGATGCCCAGCGTCGCCACgcaggcgccggcgccggggccGGAGGTGTTTATGGTCGCCGTGCCGCTCTTCCATATCTACGGcttcaccttctgcctcagtgtgGTGTCGGCGGCGCACACGCTGGTGCTGCACACGTCCAGGAGGAGGTTCGACGCCACGGCGGTCCTAGCTGACATACCAAGGTTTGGAGTAACGCGCCTCGCGCTGGCGCCGCCCGCGCTGCTGGCCATCGTGCGGGCCGCCGAGGAGGACGCGGGCGCGGTGGCCACCGCCACCGGCCTGTCCACGCTCAAGGCGGTGAgctgcggcggcgccgccgtctCGGCTAACCACATTGCGCGCTTCTCGCGCAGGTTCCCCGGCGTAAGCCTTGCCCAG GGGTATGGTCTTACGGAGACTACATCCGGTTTCTGCCGTGCTGTTGGAGACGAAGAAAGCGCGCGAATTGGATCCGTGGGCCGTCTTTCATGGGGCGCTGAAGTGAAGATTGTTCATCCGGAAACAGGGGCTGCCATGCCTCCTGGTGTGCCAGGGGAGCTTTGGGTCCGAGGCCCTTTTGTCATGAAAG GTTACCTTGGCGAGAAGGATGCTACATCTGAGATCTTGGACAGTGAAGGATGGCTGAGGACAGGAGATGTTTGTTACATTGACCAGGACGGGTTTGTTTACATTGTGGACAGGCTGAAAGAGTTAATCAAGTACAAAGGCTACCAG GTGCCTCCTGCAGAACTCGAAAACCTGCTTCAAACACACCGAGAAATCGATGAAGCTGCAGTTATCCC ATACCCTGATGAGGAGGCTGGAGAGTTGCCGGTAGCGTTCATCGTCAGACGCCCAGGAAGTCACTTGCACGAATCACACATCAAAGAGTTCGTCGCAAAACAG GTTGTGCACTACAAGCGAATCCACCATGTTTTCCTTGTGGATTCGATACCGAAAAATGCGGCGGGTAAGATTCTACGCAAGGACTTGGCCAAGATAGCATTGCGGCGTATCAGCTCCAAGCTATAA